One region of Leptolyngbya sp. CCY15150 genomic DNA includes:
- a CDS encoding DUF2892 domain-containing protein: protein MKMNVGTLDRGIRLLLASVFFYLGLFFYSGSALGIGLVVAGGVLLATGLVGFCGLYSLLGLRTSQIHKQL from the coding sequence ATGAAAATGAATGTTGGCACTCTTGATCGCGGAATTCGCCTCCTATTGGCATCAGTGTTCTTCTATCTAGGGCTATTCTTTTACAGCGGCTCTGCCCTAGGCATTGGTCTGGTTGTGGCAGGCGGTGTGTTGCTAGCCACCGGGCTAGTTGGTTTTTGTGGGCTCTATAGCCTATTGGGTCTGCGCACTAGCCAGATTCACAAACAACTTTAG
- a CDS encoding rhodanese-like domain-containing protein, which produces MIQSSQSTPTVVDLSPADLAQAPNGTLLIDVRSGLEYFTGHAPGARNLSLPRLLLGLGVSRWFLPQWFRELPPDQPIAVICLTAHRSPIAARQLLKAGFTTVYNITGGMVEWRRLSL; this is translated from the coding sequence ATGATTCAATCCTCTCAATCAACACCAACTGTGGTGGATCTATCTCCTGCAGATCTAGCTCAAGCGCCCAATGGTACTTTGCTCATTGATGTGCGCAGTGGGCTGGAGTACTTCACTGGCCACGCCCCAGGAGCCCGAAACCTCAGTTTGCCCCGCCTCCTGCTTGGCTTGGGGGTATCGCGCTGGTTTTTACCGCAGTGGTTTCGAGAACTTCCCCCCGATCAGCCCATTGCGGTGATCTGTTTGACTGCTCACCGTAGCCCAATTGCAGCGAGACAACTGCTTAAAGCAGGGTTCACCACGGTTTACAACATTACTGGCGGTATGGTGGAATGGCGGCGATTAAGTTTGTAG
- a CDS encoding cytochrome b6-f complex iron-sulfur subunit produces the protein MDTNLPIEVPSLSRRQLLNFLTGATVAATTGSALYVAGNFFMPPSEKTGPGGAILARDALGNLIPATQILAEPPGTRALVAGLAGEPTYLIVTEDNTLDGIGIVDNCTHLGCTFPWNPLDQQFQCPCHGSLYAPDGSVVRGPAPLPLKIVQVNVSDNSILISPWTTTDPRTGQQPWWV, from the coding sequence ATGGATACAAATCTTCCGATTGAAGTGCCCTCCCTGTCGCGGCGGCAGTTGCTCAACTTTTTAACAGGAGCCACCGTTGCCGCCACTACTGGGTCTGCCCTATATGTCGCTGGTAACTTCTTCATGCCCCCATCTGAGAAAACAGGGCCGGGGGGAGCAATTCTGGCTAGGGATGCGCTAGGCAATCTAATTCCTGCCACTCAGATCCTGGCAGAACCACCGGGAACGCGCGCCCTGGTAGCAGGTTTGGCTGGAGAACCAACGTATCTAATTGTCACTGAAGACAACACCCTAGACGGCATTGGCATTGTCGATAATTGCACCCACTTGGGCTGCACCTTTCCTTGGAACCCCCTAGACCAGCAGTTTCAATGCCCCTGTCATGGTTCGCTCTATGCCCCCGATGGCTCGGTGGTGCGAGGGCCAGCACCTCTGCCGCTCAAGATTGTGCAGGTCAATGTCAGTGATAACAGTATTTTGATCTCACCCTGGACGACAACCGACCCCCGTACTGGCCAGCAGCCTTGGTGGGTTTAA
- a CDS encoding class I SAM-dependent methyltransferase translates to MAKATEADEQTIHLQDSSNYATMADLKRSLLGRLQGRVLEIGPGAGTNLAYFSPDIHWIGVEPNLFTHPYLRQGAERHGLKDIELYGQQAEQLPVEDGTLDAVVSTYVLCSVTDIDTTLKDIQRVLKPGGKFVFMEHVAATDGTCTRTVQDGITPIWKTVFDHCHPNRETWINLEKAGFATVDYQTFRLSIPVVSPHIAGVATRSSVDPKTELMQSQRTSRQPISGDIHGI, encoded by the coding sequence ATGGCCAAGGCTACGGAGGCAGATGAGCAGACGATTCATCTGCAAGATAGCTCCAACTACGCCACCATGGCAGACCTGAAACGATCGCTATTGGGCCGTTTACAGGGGAGGGTGTTAGAAATTGGCCCCGGAGCTGGGACAAACCTAGCCTATTTCTCCCCAGACATTCACTGGATTGGGGTGGAACCAAACCTGTTTACCCATCCCTACCTTCGTCAAGGGGCTGAACGTCACGGACTGAAAGACATCGAACTGTATGGTCAACAGGCTGAGCAATTGCCGGTCGAAGATGGCACCCTTGATGCTGTAGTGAGCACCTATGTGCTGTGTTCTGTGACTGATATTGACACGACCCTAAAGGATATTCAACGAGTGTTGAAACCCGGCGGCAAGTTTGTTTTTATGGAGCATGTTGCCGCGACCGATGGCACCTGTACTCGCACTGTTCAGGATGGCATTACGCCGATTTGGAAGACGGTGTTTGATCACTGCCATCCCAATCGAGAAACCTGGATAAATCTGGAAAAGGCAGGGTTTGCAACAGTAGACTATCAAACCTTCCGACTATCCATTCCAGTGGTTAGCCCTCATATTGCTGGGGTAGCGACCCGATCATCTGTCGATCCTAAGACTGAACTAATGCAGAGCCAGAGAACATCTAGACAACCTATTTCAGGAGATATCCATGGTATTTAA
- a CDS encoding NifB/NifX family molybdenum-iron cluster-binding protein codes for MKIAVSSQNKTSVTGHLGRCQKFWIYDVEGTTIQDKQLLQITKDQSFHESSPKNPHPLDTVQVMISGGMGRGLARRLESKNIQPLITAETDLDAAVMAYLSGTLAVMTPEEHHQLEHGDDHEHHHGAHDHSPT; via the coding sequence ATGAAAATTGCCGTATCTAGCCAAAATAAAACTAGTGTGACGGGTCACCTCGGGCGCTGTCAAAAATTCTGGATCTACGATGTGGAGGGTACCACCATCCAGGACAAACAACTGCTCCAAATCACCAAAGACCAAAGCTTTCATGAGAGTTCCCCAAAAAATCCTCATCCCCTGGATACCGTTCAAGTGATGATTAGCGGTGGTATGGGGCGGGGATTAGCTCGTCGTCTGGAGTCTAAGAACATTCAGCCGCTGATTACCGCTGAAACTGACCTGGATGCTGCTGTCATGGCCTACTTATCTGGCACTCTAGCCGTGATGACGCCAGAAGAGCATCACCAACTTGAACATGGGGACGACCACGAGCACCATCACGGGGCTCACGACCACAGCCCGACATAA